Proteins found in one Sulfurospirillum diekertiae genomic segment:
- a CDS encoding DNA adenine methylase yields MRYIGSKRSLMPFIKETIHSVVGHDLSQSIFCDLFAGTGAVGCAFKKEVKQVISNDIEHYSYVLNKNYIENHLPLLHVSSLIDELNQALHVEGFIYQHYCTGSGSGRLYFSDDNAKKIDAIRLKIEEWKRIGRIGASMYYFLLASLLESADRVANTASMYGSFLKTLKPTAKATLELKPAYFQINDNSHVVYQEDANALIQSISGDILYLDPPYNFRHYGAYYHLLNTIATYDDFIPKGKSGLRTCKTSSYCLKKSVHVAFEELISNAQFKYIFVSYNNEGYMSQEEIEAIMSSYGRYSVVKRTAKLVSRKCNLRVAFLFKTLKNQVKLVKLHFQIFGKELSVKKR; encoded by the coding sequence ATGCGCTATATTGGCTCAAAACGCTCGCTTATGCCTTTCATAAAAGAAACGATTCACTCTGTGGTTGGTCACGATTTATCGCAATCTATTTTTTGTGATTTATTTGCAGGAACGGGCGCGGTTGGTTGTGCTTTTAAAAAAGAGGTGAAGCAAGTCATTAGCAATGACATTGAACACTACAGCTATGTCCTCAATAAAAACTACATTGAAAATCATCTCCCACTCTTACATGTAAGCTCTCTCATCGATGAACTCAATCAAGCCTTACATGTAGAGGGTTTTATTTATCAGCATTATTGTACTGGCTCAGGAAGTGGGCGTTTGTATTTTAGTGACGATAACGCTAAAAAAATTGACGCTATACGCCTTAAAATTGAAGAGTGGAAGAGAATAGGGCGCATTGGTGCGTCAATGTATTATTTTTTACTGGCTTCCTTGCTTGAATCTGCTGATAGGGTTGCCAATACTGCTTCGATGTACGGTTCTTTTCTAAAAACGCTCAAACCCACTGCCAAAGCTACGCTAGAACTTAAACCCGCCTATTTTCAGATTAACGATAACTCACATGTAGTCTATCAAGAAGATGCCAACGCGCTTATTCAATCCATCAGTGGAGATATTCTCTATCTTGACCCACCGTACAATTTTAGACACTATGGTGCGTACTATCACTTACTTAACACGATTGCAACTTATGATGACTTTATCCCCAAGGGCAAGAGTGGTCTTCGTACATGTAAGACCAGTTCTTACTGTCTCAAAAAAAGCGTACATGTAGCCTTTGAAGAGCTTATCTCAAATGCACAATTCAAATACATCTTTGTAAGCTACAATAACGAGGGCTACATGAGCCAAGAGGAGATAGAAGCGATTATGTCAAGCTATGGACGATACAGTGTTGTCAAACGAACTGCTAAACTGGTCAGTAGAAAATGTAATTTGAGAGTTGCATTTTTATTTAAAACCTTAAAGAACCAAGTTAAATTGGTTAAACTCCATTTTCAAATTTTTGGAAAGGAGTT